DNA from Pelodiscus sinensis isolate JC-2024 chromosome 1, ASM4963464v1, whole genome shotgun sequence:
CTGCATTGGCCAATGGATTCATGAATCCCACTCAGCTAAGCTCTTAGCTCCAATAAtgtctgtggcaaggagttccacaggtccaATAGGTAGAATGTAACAATCTTCTCTTCACAGTGTCATACGTTCAGCGACTCAATGGAATCGATGGTTTTCCTGCCTGCGTGTCGTGAGACGCAGTCAAGAGAAATGCCTGCTCGGCTCTCTTTGTCCACAGACTCGTAGGGTTCGAGTCAGGAGAGCTCCCAGTTTGACCTCCTGTACAACACAGGCCATTACATTCCCCCCAGTTACCCCTGTACTGAGCCCCTTGACTTATTTTTGTATGAGGCCTTTTCTACAGCAGGACTTTACGTCCGAGAGCCCCAGTTTACGAGGCACCACACGGGTCAGCTCCTCTAACCCCTGCCGGGATGCAAGGTTGGTTGTGTCTAGCCCATGTCACGGAGGTTAATAGCCACCTAGTTTGGAAACCCACCAGTGAAGGAGCTTCCATTACTTCCCAGGGcatctttcccttcccctgcagtggTTACGAATTCTAGCTGGATAGTTCGTCTGCATCGGCTCGGCTGTAACTGGACCCTCTTGCCTCCTGTGCTGTGCGCTCTGGCAGAGGGAGAACAACTTTCCCCATCTTGTTCTGACTCCTTTTCAGTCTTTGAAGAGAGTTGTATTGGTTGCCCTTCATTGCTGCCTTTGCAAACTCAACATCACCCCTTACACCAGCCTTTGCTCGGAGGGCTGGTGTTCCACCCCCTGGGTCAACTTTGTCACTCGCCTCTGGGTCCTCTCCAGTTTCTCTGCATCTCTCTATCCAgcagtgcccagaattggacatggGACTTTTTCTGATGCGTAACCAGCACCCAATACAGCAATGATATCACCTCCTGTGACTTGCTTGTCgtgcttctgctcctgcccccaacacTGTATTGGccttttttcatagaatcacagaatcccagggctggaagagacctcaggagtcatcgagtccagacccctgcccaaagcaggatcaacccagctcaatcatcccagccagggctttgtcacatGCTTCTTTCCAAATGCAGGACTGTATTTTTGGCACACAAACATCTTCTCGGTAATATTAACACGTTTTCTCTCACCCTCTAACAACGACCCAAAATCTTTTTATATTATAATAGTTATACTTTCCTTTGTGTTACCCCTAATCCTggatttcccccttccccaatGACTCCCTTTTCTTTTCCACTGGTTTTAGTCCAAAATTCTCTCCTTCCTGAATTGTAAAATTGGGTAATTTTAGAGATCTACAAATATCTTCTTAAAGACCTCCCAGTTTTCACTCTCATTTTTCTATGCAATTTTTTCCCTTCTAATCAGTTCTGATGATAGTTTTCTCAGTTTCAGAGAATTAGCCTTTTTGAAGCACTAAGTGACTGAATACTTCTTTGTTGGTTCATTTGAATGTAATATTTTCCATTCTTTATTTTCTACTTCTCTATATTATGCTCCATTCTTTGTCTCTTCTCTGAATAGAAGAACCCGAGACAATTCAGTTTGTctgcatatcatagaatcatagaacactagaactggaagggaccttgagaggtcatcgagtccagtcccctgccctcatggcagggccaagcaacATCAAGGGCTCCAGTTACACtatagccttcttgcggaaaagcttatgcaaatgaagagttgTGTGGAatatccaaactaaacaagcccagttctttcttcCCTtgtagctcatattttctagaccttccatcatttttcttgctcctctctggaacgtcttcaatttctccacatctctcttgaaatgtggtgtccagaaaaaactcaatactccaactgaggcctgatcaacacttcccgtgtcttgctcacaacagtcctgttaatgcctcccggAATTGTTTTAtttgtgtcacactgttgactcttatttagcttgtggtccactgtgatccttagatccctttctgccgtactccttcctagacaggcgcttcccattctgtatgtgtgaaatggattgttccttcctaaggggaggACTTtacatttgcccttattaaacttcatcctcacTAAACTTCACATGGCAGACTCCCCCCATTCTCATGGCTTGTCACAAGTAATCCCTTTCTAACTGCTGTGTCCTTTATTGAGAAGAGGTGACCAAGGGAGCACATGTCCAGAGCAGGTTCACCTCCATCCCATTCTTAGTGATCCAAACATGGTCTTTCTTTGTCCCCTGCTGGGATTGAGCAGATGTTTCCATTGAGTTACCATCAGTGACACCGAGGCCTTTCCCCAAGTTGTGGTCCAGTTTTCCCATGGTACTAATCTTGGCAAAgcttaatttttttccaaatctCAGATATTGTGGAATCAGGTGGGGGAACACAAACCGCCCGACAGTCTAGAATAAGGAGGAATGACCAGTATCCATGATTGTGTTTCCTACAAGATTAATTCTAAAATACAGATATAAAAATGATGAAACTTTTAATCCCAACAGGATGACCAATATCATGATTGTGTTTCCTGCTGGTGCCAACTGAGGTTTCCCACATCACGACATGTAGGTGTTATCAACTCATAGAGCACCACAAAATAGGGAACTTGAATGAGCTGGGTAAGTTGCTCAGAATTCACTTCTCTGAAGTATGAAGAGTGATCAGTTTGCTTTGCATGTGAGAAGAGCCGCCAGCAGTGCGGGGCGTGTTTCATATTAACATTGTCTCTTCTTCCAGGCATTGATTCTATGATCATCTCCTGGGATCCTGGGCAGATTCAGGAAGTCAGGGAAGTGCACGGTACACGCAGGAGACATTGTTCTGCCTCAGGGTTGGACATTTTTTCTTCTGATCCATGTCAGAGTCCAACAAAACCAACTTTGCCAACCCCTCCAtgttcatcctgctgggcattcctggcctggaggcagcccatggctggatctccatccccttctgcaccatgtatgtcatagccatcttggggaacttcaccatcctgttcattgtgaagatggagccgagcctccatgagcccatgtactatttcctctgcatgctggccatcaccgACCTGATCCTGTCCACGTCCACCAtgcccaaaacactgagcatcttctggttcaattccagggagatcgattttgGTTCGTGCCTCATCCAGATGTTCTTCATAGTTAGCTTTTCGGCGATGGAGTCTGGGATCATTGTGGCCATGGccttggatcgctacgtggccatttgccatcccctgagacattcctcCATCTTGACAAATTCTGTGGTTGCCAGGATAggcctggccgtggtgctgcgcAGCTGCATCTTCTCACTGCCCACTCCCTTCCTGGTGAGACAGTTGCCATATTGCCGCACCAACGTTGTTTCCCACTCGTTCTGTGAGATGATGGCCGTGGTGAAACTGGCCTGTGCTGACACAAGCCTCAGTAATTACTACGGCCTCATTATAGCACTCCTGGTGGCTGCTACGGATGTGTTTTCCATCACTGTATCGTATACCCAGATcgtcagggccatcttcagcctccccaccaaggatgcccggctcaagacctttgggacctgcagctcccacctctgtgtcACTTCAGCCTTTTACATCCCAGTTCTTTTCACCATATTCACACACCGGTTTGGCCACCATGTGCCCCTGTATTTCCATATCCTCATTGCCAATGTGCACCTGCTGGTGCCCCCcgtgctgaaccccatcatctatggggtgagaaCCAAACAGATCCAGGCCAGGCTGCTGCGGCTCATAACTCAGACGGAGTGATGTTTTCCCCTGGTGCTCTGGCCCTGAGACTGAGCTTCTTGTGAGCTTGCTGATGACAAGGTGCTGAGTCCTCTCCCCTAACTCCATGCCCGGGCAGTTAGACAGATATTAAGCCCCTTCATGGCCTTACAGGGCTGTAACTACAATACAAActggggaatcatagaatcatggcaCTGGAGAAGCCCTAAGCGACATGTGTGTGGAGACCAGGGGCTTGTTCACAATAGGAATTCATCCCGCATGAGCTACTGGTCTAGTTCACATGGTATCAGCAATCGAAAATGTACTTGGCAATGCTCAGATACTTCACTCAGTTCTCATGTTTCTCCatcacagctgggggcagggtgcatgtcccctggctggggcagatccaggttcctCTGCTCCATGAGTCCCCCAGCCAaagagaggaatgcagcaagGCGGGCACTTTCTGCTCGCTCCCTGAGTAAGGGGGACAGCCCGCAGTATTCCAGTAcaaatggtgggggagggggatagcaGGCCCCCTACCTCCGGAAGGTGTGCCTGGGGGGTTggaggctcaggcctggggctgctCAGGAGGGGAAACGGTGGCCCCAAactgcccctttcacctgcctggtcatTCCATCCCTTTACTATATGGTGTATTGTGATCCTGCACACAAGGGTGGGGGAAACGTCCTCCCTCTACCCCACCAGCACAACCAAACTCTAACTTGCCTTAAGTTACAATTAGAGGAAGCTGTGTGCCAAATTCGCTGGTTCTAACTCTTACCATGTAAGAGAAGTTTATGAACAAGCGGAcagactcactcactcactgACAAACTCCCCCAAACATAGAGGGGGTGGTAGTGAGAGCAATAAGCTATGGGCGGAAGGCAGTTTGATGAAGCTGTAAGCTGTTCTGGGACATCTCTTAGGTAGGAATAAGTAACGCCAGTCACGCCTCCCCAAAAGGATTCGATACGTAtaatgacctatgaggagaccaGGCCTTTCAATGGTTGTAAAGATCAGTGTGAGGGTTACTAGTAAAACCTTTGCCCAGAGCGGTTGTGCTGTGGGGTAGGATACAGATTCATAGGTGTGGCTTTGTGGTCCATTCCCTTCCTGTCACTGCATCAGTGTCCTCCAAACTCCCCACGGAACGGCTGGTTTCTCCATCTCTTGGTGTCTTCCAATAAAGACCAAATGCCCGCGTGGAGTGTGCTTTGGTCCAAAACTCACAGCTGCGTCCTCCAGCCGGACTGTGATCTGCAGGGAGCGGTGGTGAGATCAGATGATCTAAAAGTCTCTTTAGAACTTAAAGTCGACAAATCTACGCCAAACCGAGGGTCACCCATTGAGCAGCCCCTGCAGCCTGCTTGATGCCCAGAACTAACACGGCGTGTGGGGCTGACacagggggagcagctcaaacatgcaAAGCAACTGGCCAGGGAAGGACATTGGagcttcagggcagggctgggtatggcagtgacatcacaagggtctTTTGCGGCACCTCAGCTTATTGGTCAAAGGAGGCTGggaggcggtgacctcacagagagtccatggcaacggccaggtgggacaggctgtaGGGCAGGGGCAATGTCAAAGATTCCCGtagctttgctgcagggagtctcctccTCAAGGTCTCTCCTTAGGGACTGAGAGAAAATTCAGGGTCACACCCATGAGCACGAGGAGGCGCCTCTTTGGAGCTTTCTTCTTTCCCACTGCCGATTTTGCTAGAGGACCGATGTCCCTGTtgaggagctgagagccacagagAGGTCTGGTACATATGTAACCTGATCCACTTGGTGCTGCCCAAATTTGAGGCACAGAAACTTTATGTTAAGTTTTGAGACATCCCCCACTCCCATCTTTGTGCCTTTTTATCACTAGGGACATGGAAGTTCTTTGATTTTTtctggtttcccttttccctgcttccctcccaccaGGGACAATAGCAGTGGATCTAGGAGGTGAGGGAGCCAAGGGGGGACACTGTGGGGATGAGTGATCTCACCCTCGGGCTGGCTTCATGGAATTAGAATCACAGACTcccggggctggaagagacctaaggagtcagcatgtccagccccctggccaagcaggaccaacccaattaaaccatcccagccagggcttgtcaaGACAGAactcaaacacctctagggatggagattccacccctccccagggaacccatcccagcgcttccccacccgcctagttaaatagtttttcctaatctccaacctagacctcccccactgcaacttgagaccattgctccttgttctgccacctgtcactactgagaacagcctctctccagcctctttggaacctcccttcaggaagttgaaggctgctctcaaatcccccctcacgcttctctTTTGAAGACTAAACCAACCCAAATCCCTCTGTGACGAACCAGtctgggtctgggcactgctgaggacATCTGCTCAGGACAAATTGCTCAAAaacagggctgcttacagcctcTATCCCAAATAGGTCACACACCAGTCACACCAAgtgctccagctgccaatccGCGCAGCAGGATGCCTCATGAGGAAAACCCCTTAGGCACGCAGCTCTCCTTGTGCCACAATGAGCCCCGTGCCAACATACAGGGGAGGGGTTATAGAACCAATCTTACCTATCCCAAacaggttcttccagtcccaagaaaccagccacagatcccactcaatttacactttggatcttacccacaagggcacgctgggccaatcctttatactctaaaatctaaaggtttattaataaaaaaaaaaaagcacgagagtaaggttgttaaggagaatacattacatgcacctgTAGTAAGTCGAGgatcagtaacatggagtcagcaggcctaaacaGAAGCCTGTAGCATGAAAGCAGCAACAGGCCTgtaatctagtgagcaagactttggttcagtaacacaggagccaagaaagaggccctactgataactgtgtgattgtgtaagttaggtcgagcatggaaggacacagggacgcactgggtacagactgtgagccaaaggggagtaacagAACATCTAATAAGAAATGTCTTagtacaaagactccccaaaaactaatactcgtaccgacctaggttcaggaccatgTTGGAATTGACatcatgaaggatagtaagtaagccccccttccgtaaggtgaggggtggtaactaggcaacagagggtggtaacctggtacgtaaagaagtgatgtaagttgtttatacctgtctataaaaggtgctctctggccgaccttggggggaGGCGCCCTAGGCGcttgaacggcaggtgtcattgactaaacttacagaatgcacagtagcttaaacTCTGACCGACTGCAGTTAATATCTGTTATACGGCAacaggcctgcccggtgttggtaccttgtcaacgcgggccatagtgcccagtggtgtaacattgtactgatctctgttaccaactggtagagcttcgcatttgacaataaacctgctcgattgatttcaagccttgcctgcatctgttgtttccggggcctctcagagagctcctgtgttgacccaagtgcacagggtctaactctctagataaagggagtaccgattgttacgcacacaGCCGAAAGTTTCTCATCACCGATGGAgcagaggtcctgtcaggagcgaatcccaggcattgttataggctggggaccaactggctaagtagcagttctgcagaaaagaacctgggggttacagtggatgagaagctgaataggTGTCagcagtgcgcccttgtagccaagaaggcgaatagAATGGTAGGGTGCATTAGAacgagcattgccagcagatctagggaagtgattattcccctttattcggaacttgtgaggtcacatctgtagtattgcatccagttccaggccccccactatagaaaggatgcggacacattggagagggtccaccaGAGGGCAACCataatgatgagggggctggagcacatgacctatgaggagaggctgagggatttgggtttgtttagtgcgcagaagcgaagagcgaggggggatttgagaggaGTCTTCAGGtccctgaagggaggctccaaagaagatggagagaggctgttctcagtggtggaagatggcagaacaaagagcaattgttgcaagttacagtgggagaggtctagcttggatattaggaaaaactatttcactaagagggtggggaagcactgggatgggttccctagggagggggaacAACATGGcagagccctgcctgggttgatttagttaggttggtcctgctttgggcaggtggctggatttgatgactcctgaggtctcttccagccctggcattctatgattctatgactcccaTTCCCTCTGGGCATGCACTCAGTTAGTGATGGGAGACAGCGGTTACAtctggaagccaggactcctagTTTCTGTGACCCTGACAAAATTACattgccctgtgcctcagtttacctatccATGAATGTGCATATGATCATAGTGACTTTCCTTTCATAGGTGTTTGGTAAAACCGTCAATGAAAGCTGCCTCACAGGATGGTGATAATTACTGATGATAATTACTCATCTCTAATCCTACAGATTCGTAACGTTCCCTCTGATCTGTCATAACTACTATTTACACATCCATCGTggacatgtagaaggtatcagaTCTCAAACAAATCTGGGTTTATCCCTTGATTTCCTGTTAATCAATTTTTTGTTAAATATAATGAAATACTCCGAACAGGCAattcctctctgactcagcccGGAGCGCGAGAGTTCTCCTTTCCCTCAGGCAGGTCCCTTAATTATCCTTTATCCTTAGAGTTGGACAAAGCGCAGAAGCACGGATGTGGAAACAGAGACACTGGCTAGTGCGTCTCCAGGTGCCAGCCTGTTTACAGTCAGATGCTGGACTGTTCTCTAGAGGTCAAAGGACCCTCATGGGGATTGAGCACAGCTGAGTTATAAACACTGCACTTGGCATACCCCTGGGTTGCTCTCGGATGTTGCTGCCGGTGCGGGGGCGAGAGCGGTGTGGGGCTCCGCTCCGTGAGAGAGGTTCCCAGGGAGGACGCTGTTGACTCAGAATTCACAGGTACCATCGTTGGGGAGGAGCTAACCTGTGTGATGAACTCAGTGAACCATGGGTGTGAGGGGCACAGACGATATTTGGGTCCTTTCGGCTCCGCTTAGTTTTCAACGTTAACAGACACCTGGGCGCTCTCGTGGTGTGAGGCGGGGGTGAGAGGCGGGCGGGACACACCAAGCTGAGGTAGATTGTGGGGGAAGTTCACTGGGGCCCATCCCTTGCTAAGGAGCTTGACTGCTTCCCATCCCGGTGCAATGGGCGTGTGGGTGACAGAGAGTAAGCTTATGGTCCGTTCCCCGCTGAGTGGCCACTCAACACCCCAGCGCCCTTGCCACGGGACATGAGTAACAGTGTCTAAAACACCATGACTTCTCAAAACATGGgaggtcattcttccgctctactctgcactgattaggcctcacttggagtactgtgtccagttctgggcaccacgtttcaagacagatgtggagaaattggaaagggtccagagaagagcaaaaaggatgatgaaaggtctagagaacatgagctatgagggaaggctgaaggaattgtgtttgtttagtttagaaaagagaagattgaggggggacatgagagccgttttcaggtatctaaaagggtgtcacgaggaggagggagaaaaaatgatcttcttggcctctgagggtagaccaagaagcaatgggcttacactgcagcaagggaggtttaggttggacattaagaaaaagttcctaactgtcagggtggtgaaacactggaataaattgcccagggaggttgtggaatccctgtctctggagatatttaagagcaggttagataaatgtctatcagggatggtctagatggtgcttggtcctgccatgggggcaggggactggactcgatgacctctcaaggtcccttccagtcctagtgttctatgattctgagctGTGTCCCCTGCTCTCGGATGCCTGATGGTCTCTCCCATGGTGGCTGAATTTCAGTGGCAAGGGGGATCCTTCCGGATGGAAGGGCTcggtaggggtgtgtctagactacatgcctccttcgacggaggcatgtagattagccagatcggaagagggaaatgaagccgcgattaaaataatcgcggcttcatttaaatttaaatggctgccccgatctgccgatcagctgtttgtcggcagatcgggggagtctggacgcgatgcgccgacaaagaagcctttcttcatcggcacaggtaagcctcgtgaaaccaggtttacctgtgccgatcaagaaaggcttctttgtcgacgcggcgcgtccagactcccccgatctgccgacaaacagctgatcggcagatcggggcagccatttaaatttaaatgaagccgcgattattttaatcgcggcttcatttccctcttccgatctggctaatctacatgcctccgtcgaaggaggcatgtagtctagacacaccctagattcCAACACAAGCCAGGTTCTCGGGCTGTAGCCGGCTCTGTACTCAGACCTCACTGAGGCGAAGCTCCCCTTGGAGTGAGAGTCCCGGGGGCAGCTGTGTGTTAATGCAGAGAGACCGTCAGCTCGTCCTCCTGCGTGTCAGAGCCCTGGCTGTGGTGGTGGGTGATGGAGGTTCGGATGGGGGTTCAAAACCCCTACCAAATgaattccagacacccttcttaagcaaccagctttattcaggaatgcattcctgggcaaaaatctccaggataCTCTCAGGAAAAGTTTTTGCAACTTCTCAAACAAAGGGCAATGTCTTATATGGTAATTACCCCTTTCCCACTGACCACTTACAGTTGCATGCATACACAGGTGCACCAAATCATTACCACACGGGTCCTGGCccttgcaccaaattccctccagtCATTACCTACCCCCTCATAATCCCTTCccaggccttacaacaggttcaaagCAGTAAAGCAGGTTTATTCCAGTTTCACCGATCCCCTCCTGGTTGTATACCTGTGTCCATGCAcatacctctttacaaagaccaggcttaacatccaggtcacacaGAGGTGTTGTGTGTTATACTGACAACACATTAATTTAATCCTTCATGGGTTGGTACGTGATGTTTGTTTGCTATAAATCATTTCGATACCAGGGCTACTCACTGGGACCATTACCAGGGCTTTCCCACATGGGCAGGGCATGGTCTCTCCTCACTTCACTTAAGAAGTCTCTTAAACTATGAGGCCTGAAACGTTCACAAAACGATTCGGCCAGAAGCAGACACTAAGTGGGAGACATTTCAGTCAAAATGCTTCAAGGTCATCAAACTTACCAGCGACTAATAAAAGCCAAAGGGGTCAGACAGCCTGAATTATGCCACCAGCACCACCTGCATTGGCCAATGGATTCATGAATCCCACTCAGCTAAGCTCTTAGCTCCAATAAtgtctgtggcaaggagttccacaggtccaATAGGTAGAATGTAACAATCTTCTCTTCCCAGTGTCATACGTTCAGCGACTCAATGGAATCGATGGTTCTCCTGCCTGCGTGTCGTGAGACGCAGTCAAGAGAAATGCCTGCTCGGCTCTCTCTGTCCACAGACTCGTAGGGTTCGAGTCAGGAGAGCTCCCAGTTTGACCTCCTGTACAACACAGGCCATTACATTCCCCCCAGTTACCCCTGTTCTGAGCCCCTTGACTTATTTTTGTATGAGGCCTTTTCTACAGCAGGACTTTACGTCCGAGAGCCCCAGTTTACGAGGCATCACACGGGACAACTCCTCTAACCCCTGCCGGGATGCAAGGTTGGTTGTGTCTAGCCAATGTCACGGAGGTTAATAGCCACCTAGTTTGGAAACCCACCAGTGAAGGAGCTTCCATTACTTCCCAGGGcatctttcccttcccctgcgGTGGTTACGAATTCTAGCTGGATAGTTCGTCTGTATCGGCTCGGCTGTAACTGGACCCTCTTGCCTCCTGTGCTGTGCGCTCTGGCAGAGGGAGAACAACTTTCCCCATCTTGTTCTGACTCCTTTTCAGTCTTTGAAGAGAGTTGTATTGGCTGCCCTTCATTGCTGCCTTTGCAAACTCAACATCACCCCTTACACCAGCCTTTGCTCGGAGGGCTGGTGTTCCACCCTCTGGGGCAACTTTGTCACTCGCCTCTGGGTCCTCTCCAAGTTCTCTGCATCTCTCTGTCCAGCAGTGCCCAGAATCGAACACGGGACTTTTTCTGATGCGTAACCAGCACCCGATACAGCAATGATATCACCTCCTGTGACTTGCTTGTCgtgcttctgctcctgcccccaacacTGTATTGGccttttttcatagaatcacagaatcccagggctggaagaggcctcaggagtcatcgagtccagacccctgcccaaagcaggaccaacccaactcaatcatcccagccagggctctgtcacaTGCTTCTTTCCAAATGCAGGACTGTATTTTTGGCACACAAACATCTTCTCGGTAATATTAACACGTTTTCTCTCACCCTCTAACAACGACCCAAAATCTTTTTATATTATAATAGTTATACTTTCCTTTGTGTTACCCCTAACTCTGGATTTCACCCTTCCCCGATGGCTCCCTTTTCTTTTCCACTGGTTTTAGTCCAAAATTCTCTTCTTCCTGAAT
Protein-coding regions in this window:
- the LOC142818949 gene encoding olfactory receptor 52R1-like codes for the protein MSESNKTNFANPSMFILLGIPGLEAAHGWISIPFCTMYVIAILGNFTILFIVKMEPSLHEPMYYFLCMLAITDLILSTSTMPKTLSIFWFNSREIDFGSCLIQMFFIVSFSAMESGIIVAMALDRYVAICHPLRHSSILTNSVVARIGLAVVLRSCIFSLPTPFLVRQLPYCRTNVVSHSFCEMMAVVKLACADTSLSNYYGLIIALLVAATDVFSITVSYTQIVRAIFSLPTKDARLKTFGTCSSHLCVTSAFYIPVLFTIFTHRFGHHVPLYFHILIANVHLLVPPVLNPIIYGVRTKQIQARLLRLITQTE